In Phalacrocorax carbo chromosome 17, bPhaCar2.1, whole genome shotgun sequence, the genomic window GGGGGCTCCTTCTGTGAACACGCAcctgtagggggaaaaaaaaataaatcagttctgCGGCTCCCTAAACTCATGGTCAGGGTGAAACCTCCCCCTCGCCCCCAATAAAAACACGACTAGGTCTGAAGCATGCATCTCTAAATCTTTCCACGGAGAAGGCATTGGTGCAATAGGATGCAAATCTGCTTTTATTACAACTATTATACAGCAAAAAGTCACCCTTAGATAGGTCAAAAGGCAGTGCTGGCTTCTGCCTCCACCAAGCTGCAACATTCTTcggctggagcagaggaaaggtCCCCGCCtaagggagggctggggaagcCAGGCCGGCATCTCCTCGGCAGGAAATCCTGGATAAACCCATCGGAGGAGCACGGATAGGGACAGGCCTatgggaaagaggaggaagttCCTTTCCTGAAAATGAGATagataaaatgctgaaaagtgGCACAACGGGTCAGCTTTATCTCACTGTAATCCCATCTTCCTGAATTCGCTTCTGCCTGGGGGAgtgaaaagacaaaggaaaacaattccTAAAAACTTATTAAGGAGACAAATACTTTTGTTATCCTGAGTGTGCTTTTCACCTCTGAGACTATGAATACCGCTGCTCAGTCACTGCACGAACACTGCTGTCTCTTGGGGTCCCAACGCTTGCACAGATGCGTGTAGAAATGGAACAGCAGCCAACCTTAGCCCCTGAAGATTAGTCTCCGTCAGCAGAAGGAGAGGGACTCTTCTAGAAGAGAATCCAGAACAAGAATTTAACATAAGCAGGTCAAACTCCTTGGCAGCTTTGAGCCTTCAAGTTATTACTGCTTTTCCAGTGCCATATTTGGAATCAGAAGCAATTGTAGAATTGTCCCTCTTTTACTACACATGTAAGCATGTCCCTTTTACTGCTCCACAGATGGCATTTGTCCTGTTTTGAGGTCACAGAATACTCGCGTTTTGTCTTAACAAAGAAACATCCCTTCAAGCCACTCACTTTGAAGCACCTTTGTATTCTGGAAGACATAGTACTGACAAGAACAACCACAACATGGCAGAGTATTTTTCAGAATTCATAGCAACACCTACCAAATACAGCTCCTACTGCTACGTTCAGCCACCTCAGCAAGAGAGTAAGGCAGATGCCACCTTCAGCAACacatttggtttgctttttatgGATTTCACCTACAAACTCAGCATTCCTAGGAAACGTAGTGTATGAATAATTCAGCATGGGTAACGACGGCGTCCTAGGGAGGCGGGATGAGGCCACACAACCTGAATTTGTTTAGTTCACCAAGACTCAAGTCCATCTTCCTCATGACTGGGAGAAGCATGTCCTCGTGCAGCAACATCTGCACTACTTAATGCAGAACAGCACTTGTTTTATTCAGCTCAAAAGCCCGACAAGCTCAGAGGCAGAACAATCTTTATTTGTGAGACTCTCACTTCTCCATCCACAAAAGCTGAGAAACATCAGAACGTTTTTATGGCTCATCCTACGACACAGGCTTATCAACACGGTTTACCTGCCCTAAGGGAGATTCAAGTGAGGCAATTCTCATAACTCATCTCTCTGCAGGGAAAATGCCAACAACTGCAGAACATCCATTCTGCATCTTAAGCGCTCGAGAATGAAACAGTCACAACCTACTCTGAAGCCCCTGCCTCTATGGAGATTAAGCAGAAAACAATTCCACACAGGGGGTTGGTGGGGATGTGGACCTTGCAGCTCGAACGTTACCCAGCTCTGAAGCCTTTGGGTACGTACAGGGGAACTAAACACAAATGCAACTTGCGCTTGATCACATCTGCGTCCCCACCACCACGGTAATACCACCGAGAAGCCATTACGCAAAGCCAGCTCAGGCAACATGCAGGATTTCTGGCAGCACTGTTTGACAAAAGCTAAATCTAAAAAGAAATTCtccctttttattgtttttgctttaaataatttGGCATTAACAAAGGCTTGAGAAAAAGTAGCACCACATTCTGGATGCTGAGGTCCTGGGATGAGCGTGTCTGAAAGATAGCAGGCACTTCTAATTAAAGATACACTGAAAAGACATTACAAATAAAACCACCACTGCATATGCTTTTCATTTAAGCACCAGtaagtaaatatatatatgggtGTTATGATTCCTACCAGGGAACCGGAAGTTCAAAGCAGAGAGAGCTCAAGCAGAGAGAAAGGCAAGTGTCATTACATGAAGCTGAACACAAGCAAAACCATTCTGTTCCAAGCCTTTCTGCCATAGGATTTGGAGACTTTACAGCTAACAccttcttctgtgttttcatgtgCGCCACATCACTTGGACTTTTTGCCccttcctgcagcactgcacgttctcttttattttactgaaatcctcttcaaaaaaaaaaaaagaaagacagaacgATCCAACACATCCcctttattcatttaaaaaatgggagaaaattAACAGGGAAATTTTTAGCAATAAAAAAGGGATCCTGCTTAAAAATCTATAGAACTTGTCTAGCAACATAAACTGATTTCTTTGGGTTAGAGATGACCCCATACAAAACCCCAAATTCAGTCCACTCACAGTGCAGGAGAGTCTGGCTACAGACCACTTTTCTACTTGAGGTTAAACCCTTCCCTTAGATTCATGTATCCCACTGCTACCAGCTTCGACATAAGTAGAATACGTAGCCCTCACAGTAATATTTTCCGTAAATGGTTATGGATATGTTTTAGCTTTCAGGCAGAAAACCACTCTGGGCCATGTTAGAAAGAACTCTAGGGTCACAGAGACTTATGGCTGACTCTTTAGAGCAAACTTAGAGCAGACTGCACAGCAGTTATAcaagcaattaagaaaaaaatctcttatttGGCATTTCTCTATCAATAACTCTTGAGCCTGTGACGTGAAGGTCATTCACCATTAAGCAGATATAACGTACGCCAATGGGTTCTGCTTGGCTGAGATGAAAGACTTTCATGCTCCTGAATATAAAGCAATGAACAGTGTTTCCAGCTGTCCCTGAAAGGCCTCATCCTCTTCCCATCACAAAACTTGGCTCTTCAGCATcgtcttccttctcttcctcctccttgctaTCCTCTTCATCATCCTCGCTGCTGACTTGCTCTTGAGATTGATCAGGTTCTAAAAACACAAACAGTATGAATTGATAACATGTTCCCATGTGTCTTCCTTGTTAAGTATTTCACAACAAAACAACCTCAGGTGCTAAGCAAGAGTGTATTAGGTCACACTAATTAGTACAGGTGGGTAACATATTCCCATGTGTTTTCCTTGTTAAATCTCTCACAACAAAGTAGTCCCAGATACTACGGAAACGTCTATCAGGTTATATTAATTTTACCGAGTCATGTAGTGCTCAGAATATCCAATTCTCCCTTGGAGAAATATTCCCTTCCCTCCAACGTTACAACTGTGCCAAGTCCATCATTAAACAACTCCACCTCCTATGGAACATTATTTCCAACAGAGGCAGTCAAACGCTGAGGCGACAGATCATCTCATTCCCAGTCTCGTCTCTGCACATCGGCATGAACTTTCAAGTATCGCAGAGTACTGGTAAAGAATGCAGGCACTGGGAAGTCACAGGCAAGACTTAGTGTATTTCTACACCTACCCAAGTTTACAGAAACTCTTACAGACCCTTTGGTATTCTACAAGTACAAGAACTTGTTAAGATATGTGTAAGATTAACGAGGGTGACAGAAAACTCGTGAAGCCTGCTAAAAGACCTGCTAGAAATTAAATAACGGATAACGAAAGTTAGGTACGTCATAAAGTGGGACCTGAATCCAACAGCCATTCTTCTGCTCCCAGTAGCTCTTGTACCTCCACTGTTTCTCAGGCCAAATCACACTCAGATTAGTTACACACAGGATTTAGGATTAGTGGTCTGATGCCACCACGTGGCCAAGTTCTgtactttaattttttattaggGGTCTGCACAATAACACAACTTTAACAGCTGACTTTATTTAGCACCAACCTTTATTCTTCATGTTTTCACTACAGCAAAGGTGACAGATGGGAATGCAgaggttttatttattcattcaaaaaggaagataaatgcTTTCCTGCCACATCCGACAAATACACTTCAATTAATTTGGAAGAGCTCTCAGATCTCAATCCAGGGCACACAAAACTAGAAAAAGACAAGCTTGTTCTAAGTAGACTACAGATGGCCTTCACTGGCTTCGGGCcccactgattttatttatttatttattttaaaatagagaacCACAACCTGTAAAGAGCTAAGAACTATTCTAAAGACAGGGGAGTTGGGATTCTGGCTTCCAGAAGATGACTTGTTTTGCTGAATAAAAACAGTCCAGCCCAACAACTGGTACAAGGCAGTCCCATAGCACAGTGCCAGCCACTGATCCAGCTCCCCTCTCTCCCAGGCACTCCCTAAAGGGATGGGTGCTCTGTTTTGTTCGCTCAAAGTGAACAAAAGTATGTTGACTCATATGTAAATCCTCCTCCCAGTCACACTCTATAAACAAgtagcttagaaaaaaaaaccagaacaaaaccaaaacaccaaaagaaCCCCAACTCTGCTACATTCACTTGCTGTCACAAGCAAAACTAACCTAACGATTAATTTGTCCTCCCATGTTTACATGGGAGGCTGGCAATGGTTCAGCTGAAACAGATCcaattttgaaaagcaaagcagaaataaggTAGCACTGTCAGACAAGTCACTGTTCCAGCAGAATTATCAGGAACTGTTGTAGCTTTAAGACTAAGAATTACTGCGGAGTTAGTGTGCTAATCCATAAAGGACAGCTATTTGAAGGAGTAAGGTACATTATACTCACTTGAAAGGAAGCAACAAGTATTCAGAAGTTTGAGCAGTTACACTGACATTGCTGAATATTAATTCTCAAGACTGCAGGAGAACAGAGGCAGTCAggtttttcacatttatttctatgcaaaataaaatagtcATGTAGCGCAGATGGCACCGAGGTGGCTCAATTTCCTACATACAAACTTGTAACTCAGTTTCTTCTGTCTAAGCTGTGCATTTTTTCCACCTGTTTCCCGTACACACTCAAAATATACTTGTCTTGGTTTCaactggaatagagttaattttctttgtagtagctagtatggggctatgttctggatttgtgctgaaaacagcattgataatgcaaaggtgttttagttgttgctaagtagtgcctacagtagtcaaggactttttcacaTTCCCATGTGGGTGCacaacaagctgggaggggacacagccgggaccactgaccccagctgacccaaggaatattccacaccatatggcatcatgctcagcacataaagctgaggggaagaaggaaggcaggggcatttggagtgatggcatttgtctttccaagtaaccattatgcgtgatggagccctgctttcctggggacggctgaacacctgcctgcccatgggaaggagtgaatgaattccttcttttgctctgcttgtgtgcacagcttctgctttacctgttaaactgttcttatctcaacccacgagttttctcacttttaccctccgattctctcccccatcccactggagggagtgagcaagtagctgtgtggggcttagatGCGACTGGGGCTAAGCCACGACAATACTTAAAGAACAGCCTGTAACAATACTGCCTTTTTTTAGCAGATGTTCTAAATCTGCGGTTTGTCTGAATAGCTGGGGCAAAACATCCACAAACAACAAATGCAGATTCCAATGTTTGCTGTCCAAAATTTCCCCtaataaagggaaaatattcaCAAACAGCCAAGTTATGTGTAAGATTAAATCTCATCATAGAGGGCTTTCAAAGAGCACTTTTGAAACATTAGATAAAATAACAAGCTTCAGGCTCAGTCTTCCTATCCATGTACCGAGAATGCTTGGGGCCAGGGGTGGAAAAAACCCTTCTAGGCTTTAATTAGGGAACAGAACtaagccttgagaaaagaaaactaagtTTCACTGacctttttcctgcttcttttgttcgagtttatttttcttagcttgcagtttcttctcttttaactTCTGGCTATAAAGCAAAGAAGGAAAGGCTCTTATGCAAATCCAACATGATAATGCTTCTGCACATTCATACACTGATATAGGACATATCACAGACATCTTGGGAATACAGACCTCAGAAGTTCAATTTGAATTTGGCCTCAACTGAAAATTCAGTGAGAGCAAACTTAGACACAAGATGAACAGAAACTTTTCTATGTTGTTTTTAGtctaatggattttttttaaagtcttccaTGATGCCACTGCAACCAAAACTACATGATACACAAGAATCTCCAAGAACACagaaggaacaaaaccaaaactgccCATACATTTTAGCTACCTAGCCTAAtaagcaaaaagagaaaatggtgtTAAAACCCAGCCTGCTGGAACTGaacattggaaaaaataaattaagctatTACCAGTTAtactttaattgaaaaaaaaaaaagtagtgcaGTATGCTTTGACCTTTGTTTTTGGCAGTACTTCACCAATATGTGGGGCCCTAGGAGTAACATTAGGGGTAGGAGGGATCTCAGTTCATAGGACCCAGTTCTGTTTGCCTAGCAAATGTCACTAGGCAGAGTAATGGCAGACGCAGGGCAGAGCAGCATGGGATTCCTGTTCCTCTCTCAATACCATACATGAATTTTCTCGAAACAGAGAGACAAGTACTGTACCTGTTAGATCAGGACAGAGCAGAAAGGGTGGTGAGGGAAGTCAGAGGGGCTCCTACAGGGCAAAGCCACTTGGGACCTCCACCATTAGACTATGCAGGGAGGGGTACAAGGAGGTGTTGGAATATTTAGGCAGCATTTGCTGTTTGAACAGTTGTTCTCCATCTCAGccagggaaaaggcagcaggCCAGATCTGACTTGCTGGCCATCTGTTGGACCACACTAAATTGAAGTAAGATGGCAACAGTGTTTGTGTTGTGCACTTCTGTGCTAACATGCCAGTGAGTCACTCTGCACAGGCCTTTCGGCAGCAACTCTCAGCTACAAGGTATAAAACCCTCATTCTCAAAGAAGCAAGAGAGAGGCTGCTCAGGGTCAGATCCTCTGAAAGAGCCAAGGCATGATACCCTGCCATTTCCAAACGGCACTGGCTATGGAATTTAAATTCTTGCAGCACTGCATTACACTTCTCAGACCATTTCTTGAGAGCACCAAGCTTGTAACTTTGTCTAAAACTTAAGATAAGAAATGGTTtcatatttcttaatttttccacCTGACTTAGTAACTTGACCTGCCTGAAATCGCACTGAGGCAGGTAGAAGCAGCTACTGATTTTAACAATACTGAACCCATCAGTGGCCTCTTCAGTATTCACAGACTGGACCAGTCACACCGACAGTGTAGAGGCGACAGCACTGTGCCCCATCACACTCCGCTAGTCCAAATCCATATGCATACCCATTAAGCAGCACCCATTTTTGCACTTAAGCTGCTTTGTGTCAGctgtttcagatatttatttaaGCCAGATGTACATACAAACCTTTCCTGACATTCAATAGAGTGTGTACTTTGGTATAACAAATATGCAGCAAGGCATGTTGCAGTCAACACCACCGTGTCAGCAAAAGCTGCTCAACCAGTCAAAAGTTATCCTGCTAGCAATGGCACGGAAAATAAACTATGCCAGCAAACCCTGTCAAGTTTACAGCCGCCTTTAGAAACCAAACAATGAcattaatgaaattaatttccacaGCCAGACTTCTCAGCTGATAGATGCAGACACAGAATGATAGCATTTACCCAAAGCATGGAGCTACAGATGAGGCACGGGGCATGGGGGTTTCCATGTCAAGCCTCCTGGGAACAATCTGCCCTTACCGCTTCCTTCTGCgttttgctgtttgttcttCTGCAATCATCTTATTCCTCTCCAGTTTCTTCTGGAATTCCTCATCTAGTCTTTGCTGTAATTGATCACATGTCATACTTTGGTCACaatctaaattaaaatacttgttttatAAGTCATGTCCTTTTAGGGAGAAGTCTTTTAGCAAAATACAGAAGGGAGCTTTGCCAGATTTTGCCTGGCTGCTTCTTTATACAAAAGCCATATTCCTAGGTATGTCTTCTGTACAGGCAGCACTTCTAACCTGCAGCCTGAGCCAAACATTGAAGTCTTTACAGGGAGGAATCCTCACCAAAACAGATGAGGAAGCTTCTGCCCTAAAGAATGTTTCAgtaaaaacaagagaaaaatttgAGACACAAACACTAACATACAGATCAAAGGACTCATCTTGGCCAAGAGAAAGTATAGCAATAATACTCTCTGAAAGAGGTGCTATTTTACTTGACCAAGACTTAAAAGAAAGAGATTCGGACTCTGTGCACAGGCACTTGCTTTGGTTCTGTCCATGCAAGACAGTAGTATTAGGGATTTCcagtttttaaagcattttcaatCCAACCTGAGAACACAGAGTATTCACATGCGGTCTTACTGTGCGCTAGGGCCCCCACTgaacagagaagatggagcaTGTCCAACACAAAGCACTAAATGTTTCAATACTGACAAAGATGCCACGTATCACATATTCCTACATTTTTCCTCTGATAAGGGGTGGTTTGAAACTGAACTATTTGTACATTACTTTAAAAGATTTGCAGTGAACACCAAATagttgggggagggggttggggggggggggtggcaaATTATAGAGAGAGACCTGCTGACCTTCTCAGCCATGGCATCCATGAAGTCTTGCCTTTGGTACTCTCGCCGACGAAGATGCCTGTACACATGGAACTCCCCactcccagctccagcactggAACCTACAAAAAAGAAGAGTTAGTCTgctaaaaaataatatatactAGATGCTCACAAATGACTACAGCTAGATGCTGGGGACAGGACACATGAAAGGGTACTGTAAGATAAAAATCTACTAACAACACAGAGTGTGTCACCATTTGATACAAGCTCAAATCACTCACAATCAAAAGCCAAAGCGAGCTGCAAAACCATACACTTATGGGTCACTGCAGTTTCTACTGATCAATTACTCCCCTAGAGAGAATCCAGTCTTAGCTGGACATTGAGGCAGTAAAAGAACTAGCGATCAAACGCCCACCCCAGCCTGTTATAGGCAGAGGTGAGCTAAAACATCCTACCGAGGCTGCTTCTCACTGGTTTTCAGCATTtcatacaaaaaataaaggtcAAGAGAAGGGTGACAAACCCCATCATATTATAACCTCCTATGTGAGACAGACACCACCGACAGTTTTTGACTGTTTCTTCATAAATCAAATCCCTATAGCGCTCTCTTCCTGGCATCAGTCTGCATGTTGAAGTCTCACAGGAGCTTTCAAAATTGCACTCCATTGTCTTCCTCTGTCTCCTGAGCCATTTCTCAATGCAAAGCACAAATACATGCCTAAAGACGACACTCAGtaattaaaacacagcagctgggACTGCAATAGGGGTCCTCTTGATACCAACAGAATCCCAGGATGTCAGGTGTTCCCAGAAAAACAAGACAGTTCAACTCAAGCACACAGCAAAGCTATCTGAAAAGCCATGAGGGAATTACAATAAGCAGAACAGTTTATTCAGAAGTGTATAAAAGCTTTAGTCCAAGAtcaattattctgaaaataagaataaGTCAGCCTCTAGAAAGGATCATTAATAAGGATGAAAGTCCCAAAGAAAGACAGAACTTCTACATGCAGATGAAATTTATACCACAACCTCTATATTTAATCCATGCAGGTAAAAGTAAAGTGTAAGCAGAATACCTGGGTTGAGTTCCTTGCATGGGTTTCATCTCCCTACCTGACCACGTACAATCATATCCACTGCACATGTCTGCTTCTCACTGCCTAAGATTCAGACCCAAAGCAGTCAAAAGAGGGACTTCATAATTCCAGAGCACGCCCACATCCGTAGAAAGGGCCTATTTACTTATAATCATTTACTTGTCATCACCAGAGCAGCAGCTTATTTCACTGCACGCAGTCCACATGCTGGAGTGCCACGGACACTGTTCACTTTGCATTCTGAcaacaagcagaaaagcagaaccCAAGAACCAAATAACACTTGGAAAAGCAACTGTTGAAGCACATTTCATACcccttttctccagcaaaatGAGCAACAACAGAAATCTGTCTCTGGCCTTTTCTGTTAAACACTTTTCTAAGTTTAATATAGCTGACTCTACAGTTATCTGAAGAATAGTATCTTTACCCATCACATCTCTAACAAACTCCGGGGGAGGTCGTGGTGCCCACTCATTCAGTTTTTCAGGAATCGGTACAGTCTTTTCCTGCAAGAACAAACCAACCAGCCATCAGTATCTTCCAGGAGCAAAGTCTGCAATTTTAACACACTGTTGCAAGGTGGTATATATCTGACAACAGCTTCTTCCATCAGCTGACAGATCTCAAAAGGAGCACAGCTGTAGTAATTTCTTCATGCACAAGGGATCAGGAGcaggcagaaaatgaaaatctgaaggTATCCTCTCTTTCCCTCACATTCAGACCTCCAGGTCAACAAATCCCAGGAGGATTAGGAGTGTCTGTGCTTCTTTTCAGTATGGAAGCTAGAAGGAAGCAAGTCAGCACCTCCAAGCACTTGCAGAAGCTGAGTATACTCTCACTACCAGTAGTCTGGGAAGAGATGAAAGGCGTTTGTGCACCTTCCATGCCAGATCTATGGAGGACAGGgaagagcagggaagggagaacACATGGTGGTGCAAGGTCAGAGGAAGAACAGGGTGCTGGGAAGTCTCAGCCTCCTCCGgcacacacgcagagggagggtgACAGTCTCCACCCGGCAAACGCTGTCTCCTCCTCGGGACAAGGATCAAAACACCCACTTAGAAGAACCAGGGTcatgctccccccacccccaatgaAAGGCAGGGGGCAGAGGAAAGGCCAGCTGGGGTGGGATTCGGTCCCTCTCCCCCCCACAGAGCCcggggaggggaaaagggggtgtgtgtgtgtgtgtgtgtgtcggTCCCTCTCCCCTCACGCACTCCGGCGGGGTGGTGGTAGTGGTGAGGGGTGTCGGTCCCTCTCCCATCACGGACCCTAGGTGGGAGGAAGCGGCGGGCCCGTCCGCCTCCCCTCACAGAACCGGAGGAGGGTGGTGTCGGTCCCTCTTCCCTCACGgacccggggcgggggggtacgggtctccctctcccctcccggACCCGCCGCCCCGGGTCGGGGCGGGGACCCGGCGGGTGCCCTCACCGGGTTCCTCATGAGCCGCTCGAGGCGGAGGCGCTGCTCCTCGGCGGCGCTCCGCGGGATGACGAGCGGCTGCGGCTCCttgcggggccggggcggccgcggggccgaGGGCGCCGCCATCTTCCAGCCGcctccgcgccccgccccgcgaGACGTCACGCGGCGCGACGTGCCCGGCCTGCGGGGCCTGTCATGGCGGGGGGTCCCGCGGAGAGGGCCCGCGGCGTGTGGGGGACCCCCGTGGGGAAGCGGGCGTCTGGCGGGGCCCTGGGGCACGGCCGAGGGCCGGCGGGAGAAAGCAGGCAGCGGCGCCCCTCAGCGGCGTGCCCCGGCGGCCGGGGGTGGCTCCGGGCCCTGGTGCGGCCTTGCTGCGGGCTGACGCCGGCCCCTGCCTTGCTCTCCCGTGTCCCGGCTGTGCTGCGGGGCCTGCTTCGCCCGGGAGCTGCCTTTGCTGGAGCTCTGatgtcccccgtccccccaaGCACGTTCTCCAGGCTGTATCGAGTGCAGTCTGTCCCCAGCAGGGCCCGTtagcagggcagcagctgcttgtgCTACACTCTGGCCAGGCTCCGGGCTCAGCCCTTAGAGCAGAGCCCCGAGGAGGGTGAAAATTCAGTGCATTTCGCACTGGCACCCTCAGGCGTGCCAAATCCGTTTCCCGTGACGGTGTAAGCGATACGGGACTTCCTAGTGCCTCCCCAGCAGGCTGCCTGCGCCATCTGTTCGTGTCACTTCGGTAATTAACCCGCGCTGCCCGCAGGCTTTGTCCACTGACAGTGATGAACGGCAGCATGGTTCCCCACGGCACCATGTCGCTGGGCacagggagaggcaggcaggtAGCGGGGAGAGGGACACCGCACTGTTCGCAGTTGTACTCACTCCTGGCCTTTGCAGGAACCGCGCCTGGACCAGCTGAGGGCATGTACGCCCAGATCCATGCTTGCCTGATGGGGTCAGAGGAAGCCGTGAGCAGGGAAGAGGAGCCGGAGCTGGCTGTGATACAGGCTTCCTTTGCAAGCCAAATTTCATGTCAAGCTGCCGTGGACCTACAGAAATGGCATGGCATGTGCTCAGGCTGTGCGTGCGTCAGAGAATTAGCTAGTAAAGGTCAGCTGCAATGGAAGAGGGGCATAAGCCTTTGTGTAGTTTATGGAGATAAGCTGGAGCAGTGAAGTTGAGCTCCAGGTTTCAAACAGCTTCGTGCTGTGCATGTGTAGAGGGTGACAGAAAGGGGAACAGAGAGGCTGGGAAGGAGTCCTCCTGAGATTTATGGGTCATTTATAAGACCTGAAATTAACAAGTCCCCCCATGCTCTTCCCCATTCCGTGAAGAAAATCAGAGCTGATCCTCAGGTTCAGCCCTATGTTTACAAAAGACTTTTCAACCTCTACTGAGGTTGCTATGGCAATTGCACTAGTTTATGCCTCGTGTTTGTCTTGCCAACCTGATTTGTAAAAGAATGGTGTGAATTTAGGGTTGGATGCATTCCCAGCTGGCCGTGTTGGCCCTGGAAAGCATCCTTGCAGTCGCAGCCCTGGCTGGAGCAATGCAAACAGCTTTCCCCATGCCATCCCCCAGCTCGCAAGCTCCTGTGCCcgctgctctcccagccttggGTCCTCTTCAGTCCACCAGGACAGAAACTAGGTGGTGCCAGCCTGTACTCTGTCCCTACCAGGGAGACACTTCATttgcagaggcagggcaggtACATGCCCCTGTCCCCTCTCAGTCGCTGCAGAACTGGTTTTAGAAGCAGAATGGCTGCAAATCGATTTgagttttctcttccttccactCTGCTGAGTCCTGAGCACAACACAGGCCAGTTTAGCTCACTAACTTGTAAGGTGGCACcctgtttcttcctccttgcCATTGTGGCCAC contains:
- the PRKRIP1 gene encoding PRKR-interacting protein 1; its protein translation is MAAPSAPRPPRPRKEPQPLVIPRSAAEEQRLRLERLMRNPEKTVPIPEKLNEWAPRPPPEFVRDVMGSSAGAGSGEFHVYRHLRRREYQRQDFMDAMAEKQRLDEEFQKKLERNKMIAEEQTAKRRRKRQKLKEKKLQAKKNKLEQKKQEKEPDQSQEQVSSEDDEEDSKEEEEKEDDAEEPSFVMGRG